One region of Halomicrobium sp. LC1Hm genomic DNA includes:
- a CDS encoding DUF555 domain-containing protein: MNYLVAMEAAWLVRDVEDIDDAIGVAVSEAGKRLNESEMDYVEVEVGATGCPACGEPFDSAFIAADTALVGLVLEMKVFNAESIEHAQRIAKSEIGGSLRDVPLKVIDTIEFEGEEADADTQA; encoded by the coding sequence CCTGGTTGGTCAGAGACGTCGAAGACATCGACGACGCGATCGGTGTCGCAGTCAGCGAAGCGGGGAAGCGCCTCAACGAGTCCGAGATGGACTACGTCGAGGTCGAAGTCGGTGCGACGGGCTGTCCCGCCTGCGGTGAACCGTTCGACTCCGCGTTCATCGCCGCCGACACCGCGCTGGTCGGCCTCGTCCTCGAAATGAAGGTGTTCAACGCGGAGTCGATCGAGCACGCCCAGCGGATCGCCAAAAGCGAGATCGGCGGGTCGCTGCGCGACGTGCCGCTGAAGGTCATCGACACGATCGAGTTCGAGGGCGAAGAAGCCGACGCCGACACACAGGCCTGA
- a CDS encoding CBS domain-containing protein — MELPTPDDLRERRTELGLTQSKLADRADVSQPLIARIEGGDVDPRLSTLRRIVNALEEAEGGILRADELMNAPVHSVAPDDSVHETQDILDEGKYSQVPVVRDGTPVGLIGHSDIIQHDRENVGDLPVADVMHESIATVETDATIDEIDAYLTHNDAVLVVDAGETVGIITEADIAAHVSSSR; from the coding sequence ATGGAACTTCCGACGCCCGACGATCTGCGGGAACGGCGGACCGAGCTTGGCCTGACCCAGAGCAAACTCGCGGACCGGGCAGACGTCTCACAGCCGCTGATCGCGCGGATCGAGGGCGGCGACGTGGACCCGCGGCTGTCGACGCTGCGACGGATCGTCAACGCCCTCGAAGAGGCAGAAGGCGGCATCCTACGAGCAGACGAGCTGATGAACGCCCCGGTCCACAGCGTCGCACCGGACGACTCCGTCCACGAGACCCAGGACATCCTCGACGAGGGCAAGTACTCGCAGGTGCCGGTCGTCCGTGACGGCACGCCCGTCGGCCTGATCGGCCACTCCGACATCATCCAGCACGACCGCGAGAACGTGGGCGACCTCCCGGTCGCCGACGTGATGCACGAGTCGATCGCGACCGTCGAGACCGACGCGACGATCGACGAGATCGACGCCTACCTGACTCACAACGACGCCGTCCTCGTCGTCGACGCCGGCGAGACGGTCGGCATCATCACCGAAGCCGACATCGCGGCCCACGTGAGTAGTAGCCGGTGA
- the purM gene encoding phosphoribosylformylglycinamidine cyclo-ligase: protein MTDDSDDEEGLTYAASGVDIDASEAATAALIGAAGEFEGDYAGLVDIGDQYLALATDGVGTKLLVAEAIDDYSTIGIDCIAMNVNDLVATGVEPVAFVDYLAVEEPDDEESEQIGAGLREGAKRADVALVGGETAVMPDVIKGLDIAGTCAGLAPKDAVFPGEAEPGDVIVGWPSDGIHSNGLTLAREAVTANHEYTDDYPHDPEQTIAEALLTPTRIYTDVLGPLRDAETHAAAHVTGGGWTNLTRMGDHRYEITDPFDAQPIFEFVQSEGSVSDEEMHRTFNMGTGFVAAMPERAAEAVVEATDGRVIGEVTDGEGCVAVRGLELIG, encoded by the coding sequence ATGACCGACGACAGCGACGACGAGGAGGGGCTGACTTACGCGGCGAGTGGCGTCGACATCGACGCCAGCGAGGCCGCGACGGCGGCGCTCATCGGAGCGGCCGGCGAGTTCGAGGGCGACTACGCGGGGCTGGTCGACATCGGCGACCAGTACCTCGCGCTGGCGACCGACGGCGTCGGCACCAAGCTCCTCGTCGCCGAAGCGATCGACGACTACTCGACGATCGGCATCGACTGCATCGCGATGAACGTCAACGACCTCGTGGCGACGGGGGTCGAACCGGTCGCGTTCGTCGACTATCTCGCAGTCGAGGAGCCAGACGACGAGGAGTCCGAGCAGATCGGTGCCGGACTGCGCGAGGGCGCAAAGCGGGCCGACGTGGCGCTGGTCGGCGGCGAGACCGCCGTGATGCCGGACGTGATCAAGGGGCTGGACATCGCCGGCACCTGTGCCGGGCTCGCGCCCAAGGACGCGGTCTTCCCCGGCGAAGCCGAGCCCGGCGACGTTATCGTCGGCTGGCCCTCGGATGGGATCCACTCCAACGGTCTCACTCTCGCTCGCGAGGCCGTCACCGCGAACCACGAGTACACCGACGATTACCCCCACGATCCCGAGCAGACGATCGCCGAGGCACTGTTGACGCCGACCCGAATCTACACCGACGTGCTGGGTCCGCTCCGGGACGCCGAGACCCACGCTGCGGCCCACGTGACCGGCGGCGGCTGGACGAACCTCACCCGGATGGGCGACCACCGCTACGAGATCACCGACCCGTTCGACGCCCAGCCGATCTTCGAGTTCGTTCAGTCGGAGGGCTCGGTCTCCGACGAGGAGATGCACCGGACCTTCAACATGGGGACTGGGTTCGTGGCTGCGATGCCGGAACGCGCCGCCGAGGCCGTCGTCGAGGCGACCGACGGGCGCGTCATCGGCGAGGTCACGGACGGCGAAGGCTGTGTTGCCGTCCGCGGGCTAGAGCTGATCGGGTGA